In Acropora muricata isolate sample 2 chromosome 11, ASM3666990v1, whole genome shotgun sequence, one DNA window encodes the following:
- the LOC136890669 gene encoding uncharacterized protein isoform X2: MEHKEYVMEPSENQHSLMAGGKNKELHPPSLEDIKPPQLSFKLKKACDVPKFTETWSDDHLPIDILLLTVESCDFLSCFSLLDKPFKSYKLGIGYVYFGLIGDASDHEKLKIALMNCPKGAATPGGSLTVVLNAVRVLRPKAVFSVGTCISLGLEKARMGDVVISSKLTAEGLKTPVSPLLGSLIQDAPYGWVAPLENPDELEVKIHCNGDILSQSLREKCQCDDICAQYPEAIAIETEGKGVYAAAYDANIEWVIVKGVASYFNQSQSASSEWMSFASSIAASVVAKMLNDPTVFREWSHYNQGADHGTLEQGASLMTSNRLSSAMASQSRIKENHGKRPLHPLETTTPERQRQNTDIPDTDIDLSVVVKLLKGEYNRRSEFSPLLWSKGMKLQLKEVYTRLKVVSRRKAGSSEIDIAEIDVDDIFKSSEEDTGQMMLVEGSPGIGKTTFCLKLAHDWANGAIPRNFPTFKLVFLLKCRDMKGGILKDIDLMEDIFEQLLPEDLKEKTKKSFVNFVEDLNNQKQILIILDGLDELPDKSEDRVNKVLGRKKLSFCYVLATTRQEKGIYAREQFKFDICLAIEGFSEENSIEYIRKHFRSIGTKHSYQGERLIEEITRNRLLRDFQSNPLNLLLLCVVYEDYEGILPSSITELYRIIVRCLLERYCAREELKASKKGDDLEKQFEIPILALGELAWKCLLNDRLSFYEDELEELERSNENIVARRLGLVYKEESLKRLKPRHEYSFLHKTFQEYLAASYIAHKLRGSEFQMLEEMLSPDIVTSKFRKVFKFVCGILREEATILFELIGNMLQKQWDWLKCHWTSPIFFVDSWKETGNAERMAKTLCSFLPFPRSLYLWNGDQCSALCVVLREFSEFPKELIFAEVHISPLSVDWKYVFNVFHAFEDLKTLGEKLTFVLFADVGKGVSKVPDFGLPSVRVRICGSLGSSSLQEVENLFLHERLCSLSIIVCGDVQESLVEALARGLEGESALKFLDLCVNGNFSFRGAYLLEKGILRNRSLTNIKVSINGKPPENWQAVAKNLCAQFSEKAIVSEIYPNTFSKVKDSQLTHLNRFLSKTDLKQQTATLNVWGELSGDGCKAVCEVLLHTPVSHLTLNIHGQLTDEMLRFIARCVEEQEKLSQININAWVEMTEKENKLIKELGLHKNPLFSLNVRGTSAPLKESSDSKVVTSDEPQSLFAHFEKATKGPSKVTEDTSQKSLTIKSNDDKRNERGHGLGEGLAGNTSLESLTIKINAIKTSERGDRLREWLAGNTSLKSLTLEIDDYGDDNDEWGRGLGDGLARNTSLKSLTLKIGSNCYRSKEWGRGLGEALARNTSLESLRIKVIKAFRMSSELDHGLWVGLARNTSQKLLTLEINCYYNRDAKWGRGLGEGLGRNTSLESLTIKIITPYIIITSSEWEHALCEGLAGNTCSKSLTLESDGYRNSDPKGGHGLGEGLARNTSLESLTIKIIKAYVESSEWEHGFCEGLAGNTSLKSLTLEIGNYYNGDSKGGHGLGGGLARSTSLESLTIKIIRGFRMKSEWEHGLCEGLARNTSLKSLTLEIDCDNNRYNRDAKWGRGLGEGLARNTSLESLRIKIIKAFRMSSELDHGLCVGLARNTFLKSLTLEIDCYCFGGANWGSGLGEGLARNTSLESLTLAINNGNDTTDQWGHVLRESLAKNNSLNSLTLAINNFSDISDEWGVGLLRV; the protein is encoded by the exons ATG GAACACAAAGAATATGTTATGGAACCATCTGAAAACCAACATTCCTTGA tggctgGTGGAAAGAATAAGGAACTTCATCCACCCTCCCTGGAAGACATTAAGCCACCACAGCTCAGTTTCAAGCTGAAAAAAGCTTGTGATGTTCCAAAATTCACAGAAACGTGGAGCGATGATCATCTGCCGATTGATATTTTACTATTGACTGTTGAGAGCTGTGACTTCTTGAGTTGTTTTTCCTTGCTGGATAaacctttcaaaagttacaagttGGGGATTGGTTATGTGTACTTTGGACTCATAGGAGATGCCAGTGACCATGAAAAGCTAAAGATTGCATTGATGAATTGCCCAAAAGGAGCTGCAACCCCAGGGGGCTCTTTGACAGTGGTTCTGAATGCAGTTAGAGTCTTGCGGCCTAAGGCTGTATTTTCAGTGGGAACTTGCATTAGTTTAGGCTTGGAGAAGGCAAGAATGGGAGATGTAGTCATATCTTCAAAACTAACTGCAGAGGGTTTGAAAACTCCTGTTAGCCCACTTCTTGGCAGTCTTATTCAAGATGCACCATATGGCTGGGTTGCTCCATTGGAAAACCCAGACGAATTGGAAGTTAAAATACATTGCAATGGTGACATCCTGAGCCAGTCACTAAGAGAGAAGTGTCAATGTGATGATATTTGTGCACAATATCCTGAGGCCAttgcaattgagacagaaggcAAAG GTGTTTATGCGGCTGCTTATGATGCAAACATTGAATGGGTGATAGTGAAAGGTGTTGCCAGTTATTTTAATCAAAGCCAGTCTGCAAGTTCTGAATGGATGTCTTTTGCGAGCAGCATTGCTGCCTCTGTGGTGGCTAAGATGCTAAATGATCCAACAGTTTTCAGGGAATGGTCGCACTATAACCAAG GAGCTGATCATGGTACGTTAGAGCAAGGTGCTTCATTAATGACAAGCAATCGTTTGTCCTCTGCCATGGCTTCACAATCCAGAATTAAAG AAAATCATGGAAAAAGACCATTGCATCCCCTGGAAACGACAACCCCAGAAAGGCAGAGACAGAACACAGACATCCCTGACA CCGATATCGACCTCTCTGTTGTGGTCAAATTACTGAAAGGAGAGTATAACAGACGATCTGAGTTCAGTCCGCTTCTGTGGAGCAAAGGCATGAAGTTACAACTTAAGGAAGTCTATACAAGGCTCAAAGTTGTTTCCAGACGGAAAGCAGGGAGTTCGGAGATAGACATAGCAGAGATAGACGTGGATGACATCTTTAAGTCGAGTGAGGAAGATACTGGTCAAATGATGCTTGTGGAGGGAAGTCCAGGAATTGGCAAAACCACCTTCTGTCTCAAACTTGCTCACGACTGGGCGAATGGTGCAATACCTCGTAATTTTCCGACTTTTAAACTTGTATTTCTGCTCAAATGCAGGGACATGAAGGGAGGCATCTTGAAAGACATAGACTTAATGGAAGACATCTTTGAGCAGCTTCTACCCGAAGATCTCaaggaaaaaaccaaaaaatccTTTGTCAATTTCGTTGAGGACTTAAATAATCAGAAACAAATTCTCATCATTTTGGATGGCTTGGACGAGCTCCCAGATAAATCCGAAGATCGTGTGAACAAAGTTCTaggcagaaaaaaattgtctttttgttaCGTGTTGGCCACAACCCgccaagaaaaaggaatttatGCCAGAGAACAATTTAAATTTGATATTTGCCTTGCAATTGAAGGATTTAGTGAAGAGAATTCCATCGAGTATATAAGGAAACATTTCAGGAGTATTGGTACAAAGCATTCATACCAGGGAGAAAGGCTCATAGAAGAAATAACACGAAACCGTTTATTACGTGACTTCCAAAGCAATCCTTTAAATTTACTCCTCCTTTGCGTTGTTTACGAGGATTATGAAGGAATTCTGCCGTCCTCTATTACTGAACTTTACCGAATCATTGTGAGGTGCCTTCTGGAAAGATATTGTGCCAGAGAAGAATTAAAGGCTTCTAAAAAGGGCGACGATTtagaaaaacaatttgaaataccCATCCTAGCACTTGGGGAGCTTGCTTGGAAATGTCTGTTGAATGATCGTCTTAGTTTTTACGAAGACGAGTTGGAAGAGTTAGAGAGAAGCAATGAGAATATTGTCGCCCGTAGACTTGGCCTTGTTTACAAggaggaaagtttgaagcgGTTGAAACCACGTCATGAGTAcagctttcttcacaaaacgtttcaagagtatttagCGGCGTCATACATCGCCCATAAACTTCGAGGAAGCGAATTTCAGATGTTGGAGGAAATGCTATCTCCTGATATCGTGACGAGCAAATTTAGAAAAGTATTTAAGTTTGTGTGTGGAATACTGCGTGAGGAGGCAACTATTCTCTTTGAATTGATTGGAAATATGCTACAGAAACAATGGGACTGGTTAAAGTGCCACTGGACCAGCCCGATTTTTTTCGTGGACAGttggaaagaaactggaaacgcTGAAAGAATGGCAAAAACTCTGTGTTCATTCTTGCCCTTTCCACGGTCTCTATACCTATGGAATGGCGACCAATGCAGTGCCCTTTGTGTTGTTCTAAGGGAGTTCTCAGAATTTCCCAAGGAACTGATATTCGCTGAAGTTCACATATCACCACTTTCTGTAGATTGGAAATATGTTTTCAACGTCTTCCATGCTTTTGAAGATCTGAAGACCTTAGGAGAAAAGTTgacgtttgttttgtttgcagaTGTTGGGAAGGGCGTGTCTAAAGTCCCTGATTTTGGATTGCCATCTGTTCGTGTTAGGATTTGTGGTTCATTGGGCTCATCTTCATTGCAAGAAGTTGAGAATTTGTTTCTACACGAACGTCTGTGCTCTCTTTCAATTATTGTATGTGGAGATGTACAAGAATCACTCGTTGAGGCGCTCGCGAGGGGCCTTGAAGGAGAAAGTGCTCTCAAGTTCCTTGATTTGTGCGTCAACGGGAATTTTAGTTTCCGTGGAGCTTATTTATTGGAGAAGGGTATTTTAAGAAATAGATCACTGACAAATATTAAGGTTTCTATCAACGGGAAACCTCCAGAAAATTGGCAGGCTGTTGCAAAGAATCTTTGTGCACAATTTTCCGAGAAGGCGATCGTTTCAGAAATTTATCCAAACACCTTCAGCAAAGTGAAGGACAGTCAGTTGACACATTTGAATCGGTTTTTGTCAAAGACTGATTTAAAGCAACAAACTGCTACTCTTAATGTTTGGGGTGAGTTGAGTGGTGACGGTTGCAAAGCAGTGTGTGAGGTCTTACTGCATACCCCAGTGTCTCACCTGACGTTAAATATCCACGGACAATTGACAGATGAAATGCTTCGTTTCATAGCAAGATGTGTTGAAGAACAGGAAAAACTCTCGCAAATAAACATCAACGCTTGGGTTGaaatgactgaaaaggaaaacaagcttATTAAAGAACTTGGATTGCATAAAAAtccattattttcattaaatgtgCGTGGAACAAGCGCACCTTTAAAGGAATCAAGTGATAGCAAAGTTGTCACTAGTGACGAGCCACAATCTCTCTTTGCGCACTTTGAGAAAGCAACTAAAGGCCCATCTAAAGTTACAGAAGACACTTCGCagaaatcactcacaatcaaaagTAATGATGACAAGAGAAATGAAAGGGGAcacggtcttggcgaagggttagcaggaaacacctcgctggaatcacttacaatcaaaattaatgctATCAAGACCAGTGAAAGGGGAGACCGTCTTCGTGAAtggttagcaggaaacacctctctgaaatcacttacactggaaattgacGACTATGGTGACGATAATGAtgaatggggacgcggtcttggtgacggtctagcaagaaacacttCTCTGAAATCGCTTACACTGAAAATTGGTAGCAATTGTTACAGGAGCAAGgaatggggacgcggtcttggtgaggcTCTAGCacgaaacacctcgctggaatcacttaGAATCAAAGTAATCAAGGCTTTTCGCATGAGCAGTGAATTGGACCACGGTCTTTGGGTAGggttagcaagaaacacctctcAGAAACTCCTTACACTCGAAATTAACTGTTATTATAACCGTGACGCTAaatggggacgcggtcttggtgagggtctaggTAGAAACAcgtcgctggaatcactcacaatcaaaataatCACGCCTTACATCATAATCACGAGCAGTGAATGGGAACACGCTCTTTgcgaagggttagcaggaaacacctgTTCGAAATCGCTTACACTCGAAAGTGACGGCTATCGTAACAGTGACCCTAAAGGGGGACACGGTCTTGGCGAGGgcctagcaagaaacacctcgctggaatcactcacaatcaaaataatCAAGGCTTATGTCGAAAGCAGTGAATGGGAACACGGTTTTTgcgaagggttagcaggaaacacctctctgaaatcgcTTACTCTCGAAATTGGCAACTATTATAACGGTGACTCTAAAGGGGGACACGGTCTTGGCGGGGGTCTAGCAAGGAGCACCTCGCtcgaatcactcacaatcaaaataatCAGGGGTTTTCGCATGAAAAGTGAATGGGAACACGGTCTTTGCGAAGGGTTGgcaagaaacacctctctgaaatcgcTTACACTCGAAATTGACTGCGATAATAACCGTTATAACCGTGACGCTAaatggggacgcggtcttggtgagggtctagcaagaaacacctcgctggaatcacttaGAATCAAAATAATTAAGGCTTTTCGCATGAGCAGTGAATTGGACCACGGTCTTTGCGTAGggttagcaagaaacacctttCTGAAATCGCTTACACTCGAAATTGACTGCTATTGTTTCGGTGGCGCTAATTGGGGAagcggtcttggtgagggtctagcacgaaacacctcgctggaatcactcacattgGCGATTAACAACGGTAATGACACGACCGATCAATGGGGACACGTTCTTCGCGAGAGTTTGGCAAAAAACAACTCTTTGAATTCACTGACACTGGCAATTAACAACTTTTCTGACATAAGCGATGAATGGGGTGTAGGTCTGCtgagggtttag
- the LOC136890669 gene encoding uncharacterized protein isoform X1, with protein sequence MEHKEYVMEPSENQHSLMAGGKNKELHPPSLEDIKPPQLSFKLKKACDVPKFTETWSDDHLPIDILLLTVESCDFLSCFSLLDKPFKSYKLGIGYVYFGLIGDASDHEKLKIALMNCPKGAATPGGSLTVVLNAVRVLRPKAVFSVGTCISLGLEKARMGDVVISSKLTAEGLKTPVSPLLGSLIQDAPYGWVAPLENPDELEVKIHCNGDILSQSLREKCQCDDICAQYPEAIAIETEGKGVYAAAYDANIEWVIVKGVASYFNQSQSASSEWMSFASSIAASVVAKMLNDPTVFREWSHYNQGVEHVTLDQGYSLLRSGDLQSARGTQAMIQHRGADHGTLEQGASLMTSNRLSSAMASQSRIKENHGKRPLHPLETTTPERQRQNTDIPDTDIDLSVVVKLLKGEYNRRSEFSPLLWSKGMKLQLKEVYTRLKVVSRRKAGSSEIDIAEIDVDDIFKSSEEDTGQMMLVEGSPGIGKTTFCLKLAHDWANGAIPRNFPTFKLVFLLKCRDMKGGILKDIDLMEDIFEQLLPEDLKEKTKKSFVNFVEDLNNQKQILIILDGLDELPDKSEDRVNKVLGRKKLSFCYVLATTRQEKGIYAREQFKFDICLAIEGFSEENSIEYIRKHFRSIGTKHSYQGERLIEEITRNRLLRDFQSNPLNLLLLCVVYEDYEGILPSSITELYRIIVRCLLERYCAREELKASKKGDDLEKQFEIPILALGELAWKCLLNDRLSFYEDELEELERSNENIVARRLGLVYKEESLKRLKPRHEYSFLHKTFQEYLAASYIAHKLRGSEFQMLEEMLSPDIVTSKFRKVFKFVCGILREEATILFELIGNMLQKQWDWLKCHWTSPIFFVDSWKETGNAERMAKTLCSFLPFPRSLYLWNGDQCSALCVVLREFSEFPKELIFAEVHISPLSVDWKYVFNVFHAFEDLKTLGEKLTFVLFADVGKGVSKVPDFGLPSVRVRICGSLGSSSLQEVENLFLHERLCSLSIIVCGDVQESLVEALARGLEGESALKFLDLCVNGNFSFRGAYLLEKGILRNRSLTNIKVSINGKPPENWQAVAKNLCAQFSEKAIVSEIYPNTFSKVKDSQLTHLNRFLSKTDLKQQTATLNVWGELSGDGCKAVCEVLLHTPVSHLTLNIHGQLTDEMLRFIARCVEEQEKLSQININAWVEMTEKENKLIKELGLHKNPLFSLNVRGTSAPLKESSDSKVVTSDEPQSLFAHFEKATKGPSKVTEDTSQKSLTIKSNDDKRNERGHGLGEGLAGNTSLESLTIKINAIKTSERGDRLREWLAGNTSLKSLTLEIDDYGDDNDEWGRGLGDGLARNTSLKSLTLKIGSNCYRSKEWGRGLGEALARNTSLESLRIKVIKAFRMSSELDHGLWVGLARNTSQKLLTLEINCYYNRDAKWGRGLGEGLGRNTSLESLTIKIITPYIIITSSEWEHALCEGLAGNTCSKSLTLESDGYRNSDPKGGHGLGEGLARNTSLESLTIKIIKAYVESSEWEHGFCEGLAGNTSLKSLTLEIGNYYNGDSKGGHGLGGGLARSTSLESLTIKIIRGFRMKSEWEHGLCEGLARNTSLKSLTLEIDCDNNRYNRDAKWGRGLGEGLARNTSLESLRIKIIKAFRMSSELDHGLCVGLARNTFLKSLTLEIDCYCFGGANWGSGLGEGLARNTSLESLTLAINNGNDTTDQWGHVLRESLAKNNSLNSLTLAINNFSDISDEWGVGLLRV encoded by the exons ATG GAACACAAAGAATATGTTATGGAACCATCTGAAAACCAACATTCCTTGA tggctgGTGGAAAGAATAAGGAACTTCATCCACCCTCCCTGGAAGACATTAAGCCACCACAGCTCAGTTTCAAGCTGAAAAAAGCTTGTGATGTTCCAAAATTCACAGAAACGTGGAGCGATGATCATCTGCCGATTGATATTTTACTATTGACTGTTGAGAGCTGTGACTTCTTGAGTTGTTTTTCCTTGCTGGATAaacctttcaaaagttacaagttGGGGATTGGTTATGTGTACTTTGGACTCATAGGAGATGCCAGTGACCATGAAAAGCTAAAGATTGCATTGATGAATTGCCCAAAAGGAGCTGCAACCCCAGGGGGCTCTTTGACAGTGGTTCTGAATGCAGTTAGAGTCTTGCGGCCTAAGGCTGTATTTTCAGTGGGAACTTGCATTAGTTTAGGCTTGGAGAAGGCAAGAATGGGAGATGTAGTCATATCTTCAAAACTAACTGCAGAGGGTTTGAAAACTCCTGTTAGCCCACTTCTTGGCAGTCTTATTCAAGATGCACCATATGGCTGGGTTGCTCCATTGGAAAACCCAGACGAATTGGAAGTTAAAATACATTGCAATGGTGACATCCTGAGCCAGTCACTAAGAGAGAAGTGTCAATGTGATGATATTTGTGCACAATATCCTGAGGCCAttgcaattgagacagaaggcAAAG GTGTTTATGCGGCTGCTTATGATGCAAACATTGAATGGGTGATAGTGAAAGGTGTTGCCAGTTATTTTAATCAAAGCCAGTCTGCAAGTTCTGAATGGATGTCTTTTGCGAGCAGCATTGCTGCCTCTGTGGTGGCTAAGATGCTAAATGATCCAACAGTTTTCAGGGAATGGTCGCACTATAACCAAG GGGTTGAACATGTAACTTTAGACCAAGGTTATTCATTGTTAAGAAGTGGTGATTTGCAATCTGCCAGAGGTACCCAAGCTATGATTCAGCATAGAG GAGCTGATCATGGTACGTTAGAGCAAGGTGCTTCATTAATGACAAGCAATCGTTTGTCCTCTGCCATGGCTTCACAATCCAGAATTAAAG AAAATCATGGAAAAAGACCATTGCATCCCCTGGAAACGACAACCCCAGAAAGGCAGAGACAGAACACAGACATCCCTGACA CCGATATCGACCTCTCTGTTGTGGTCAAATTACTGAAAGGAGAGTATAACAGACGATCTGAGTTCAGTCCGCTTCTGTGGAGCAAAGGCATGAAGTTACAACTTAAGGAAGTCTATACAAGGCTCAAAGTTGTTTCCAGACGGAAAGCAGGGAGTTCGGAGATAGACATAGCAGAGATAGACGTGGATGACATCTTTAAGTCGAGTGAGGAAGATACTGGTCAAATGATGCTTGTGGAGGGAAGTCCAGGAATTGGCAAAACCACCTTCTGTCTCAAACTTGCTCACGACTGGGCGAATGGTGCAATACCTCGTAATTTTCCGACTTTTAAACTTGTATTTCTGCTCAAATGCAGGGACATGAAGGGAGGCATCTTGAAAGACATAGACTTAATGGAAGACATCTTTGAGCAGCTTCTACCCGAAGATCTCaaggaaaaaaccaaaaaatccTTTGTCAATTTCGTTGAGGACTTAAATAATCAGAAACAAATTCTCATCATTTTGGATGGCTTGGACGAGCTCCCAGATAAATCCGAAGATCGTGTGAACAAAGTTCTaggcagaaaaaaattgtctttttgttaCGTGTTGGCCACAACCCgccaagaaaaaggaatttatGCCAGAGAACAATTTAAATTTGATATTTGCCTTGCAATTGAAGGATTTAGTGAAGAGAATTCCATCGAGTATATAAGGAAACATTTCAGGAGTATTGGTACAAAGCATTCATACCAGGGAGAAAGGCTCATAGAAGAAATAACACGAAACCGTTTATTACGTGACTTCCAAAGCAATCCTTTAAATTTACTCCTCCTTTGCGTTGTTTACGAGGATTATGAAGGAATTCTGCCGTCCTCTATTACTGAACTTTACCGAATCATTGTGAGGTGCCTTCTGGAAAGATATTGTGCCAGAGAAGAATTAAAGGCTTCTAAAAAGGGCGACGATTtagaaaaacaatttgaaataccCATCCTAGCACTTGGGGAGCTTGCTTGGAAATGTCTGTTGAATGATCGTCTTAGTTTTTACGAAGACGAGTTGGAAGAGTTAGAGAGAAGCAATGAGAATATTGTCGCCCGTAGACTTGGCCTTGTTTACAAggaggaaagtttgaagcgGTTGAAACCACGTCATGAGTAcagctttcttcacaaaacgtttcaagagtatttagCGGCGTCATACATCGCCCATAAACTTCGAGGAAGCGAATTTCAGATGTTGGAGGAAATGCTATCTCCTGATATCGTGACGAGCAAATTTAGAAAAGTATTTAAGTTTGTGTGTGGAATACTGCGTGAGGAGGCAACTATTCTCTTTGAATTGATTGGAAATATGCTACAGAAACAATGGGACTGGTTAAAGTGCCACTGGACCAGCCCGATTTTTTTCGTGGACAGttggaaagaaactggaaacgcTGAAAGAATGGCAAAAACTCTGTGTTCATTCTTGCCCTTTCCACGGTCTCTATACCTATGGAATGGCGACCAATGCAGTGCCCTTTGTGTTGTTCTAAGGGAGTTCTCAGAATTTCCCAAGGAACTGATATTCGCTGAAGTTCACATATCACCACTTTCTGTAGATTGGAAATATGTTTTCAACGTCTTCCATGCTTTTGAAGATCTGAAGACCTTAGGAGAAAAGTTgacgtttgttttgtttgcagaTGTTGGGAAGGGCGTGTCTAAAGTCCCTGATTTTGGATTGCCATCTGTTCGTGTTAGGATTTGTGGTTCATTGGGCTCATCTTCATTGCAAGAAGTTGAGAATTTGTTTCTACACGAACGTCTGTGCTCTCTTTCAATTATTGTATGTGGAGATGTACAAGAATCACTCGTTGAGGCGCTCGCGAGGGGCCTTGAAGGAGAAAGTGCTCTCAAGTTCCTTGATTTGTGCGTCAACGGGAATTTTAGTTTCCGTGGAGCTTATTTATTGGAGAAGGGTATTTTAAGAAATAGATCACTGACAAATATTAAGGTTTCTATCAACGGGAAACCTCCAGAAAATTGGCAGGCTGTTGCAAAGAATCTTTGTGCACAATTTTCCGAGAAGGCGATCGTTTCAGAAATTTATCCAAACACCTTCAGCAAAGTGAAGGACAGTCAGTTGACACATTTGAATCGGTTTTTGTCAAAGACTGATTTAAAGCAACAAACTGCTACTCTTAATGTTTGGGGTGAGTTGAGTGGTGACGGTTGCAAAGCAGTGTGTGAGGTCTTACTGCATACCCCAGTGTCTCACCTGACGTTAAATATCCACGGACAATTGACAGATGAAATGCTTCGTTTCATAGCAAGATGTGTTGAAGAACAGGAAAAACTCTCGCAAATAAACATCAACGCTTGGGTTGaaatgactgaaaaggaaaacaagcttATTAAAGAACTTGGATTGCATAAAAAtccattattttcattaaatgtgCGTGGAACAAGCGCACCTTTAAAGGAATCAAGTGATAGCAAAGTTGTCACTAGTGACGAGCCACAATCTCTCTTTGCGCACTTTGAGAAAGCAACTAAAGGCCCATCTAAAGTTACAGAAGACACTTCGCagaaatcactcacaatcaaaagTAATGATGACAAGAGAAATGAAAGGGGAcacggtcttggcgaagggttagcaggaaacacctcgctggaatcacttacaatcaaaattaatgctATCAAGACCAGTGAAAGGGGAGACCGTCTTCGTGAAtggttagcaggaaacacctctctgaaatcacttacactggaaattgacGACTATGGTGACGATAATGAtgaatggggacgcggtcttggtgacggtctagcaagaaacacttCTCTGAAATCGCTTACACTGAAAATTGGTAGCAATTGTTACAGGAGCAAGgaatggggacgcggtcttggtgaggcTCTAGCacgaaacacctcgctggaatcacttaGAATCAAAGTAATCAAGGCTTTTCGCATGAGCAGTGAATTGGACCACGGTCTTTGGGTAGggttagcaagaaacacctctcAGAAACTCCTTACACTCGAAATTAACTGTTATTATAACCGTGACGCTAaatggggacgcggtcttggtgagggtctaggTAGAAACAcgtcgctggaatcactcacaatcaaaataatCACGCCTTACATCATAATCACGAGCAGTGAATGGGAACACGCTCTTTgcgaagggttagcaggaaacacctgTTCGAAATCGCTTACACTCGAAAGTGACGGCTATCGTAACAGTGACCCTAAAGGGGGACACGGTCTTGGCGAGGgcctagcaagaaacacctcgctggaatcactcacaatcaaaataatCAAGGCTTATGTCGAAAGCAGTGAATGGGAACACGGTTTTTgcgaagggttagcaggaaacacctctctgaaatcgcTTACTCTCGAAATTGGCAACTATTATAACGGTGACTCTAAAGGGGGACACGGTCTTGGCGGGGGTCTAGCAAGGAGCACCTCGCtcgaatcactcacaatcaaaataatCAGGGGTTTTCGCATGAAAAGTGAATGGGAACACGGTCTTTGCGAAGGGTTGgcaagaaacacctctctgaaatcgcTTACACTCGAAATTGACTGCGATAATAACCGTTATAACCGTGACGCTAaatggggacgcggtcttggtgagggtctagcaagaaacacctcgctggaatcacttaGAATCAAAATAATTAAGGCTTTTCGCATGAGCAGTGAATTGGACCACGGTCTTTGCGTAGggttagcaagaaacacctttCTGAAATCGCTTACACTCGAAATTGACTGCTATTGTTTCGGTGGCGCTAATTGGGGAagcggtcttggtgagggtctagcacgaaacacctcgctggaatcactcacattgGCGATTAACAACGGTAATGACACGACCGATCAATGGGGACACGTTCTTCGCGAGAGTTTGGCAAAAAACAACTCTTTGAATTCACTGACACTGGCAATTAACAACTTTTCTGACATAAGCGATGAATGGGGTGTAGGTCTGCtgagggtttag